The following coding sequences are from one Streptomyces sp. NBC_01232 window:
- a CDS encoding sensor histidine kinase has protein sequence MQDSLGHELSLIALRAGALELSPTLTGQDREDLAVLRAAVSDAVGHLRDTIGVLRDGSEGEAPTASPVETVEELVARTRESGVTVHLGREGSSRALPPLVDRSAYRVVQESLTNAIKHAPGSTVRVRITHQDDRTDVRVTNSAPTPTAAPVAPGRATGRTSGHRGLTGLRERVLLIGGTLHAAPREGGFEVRATLPDQVGPERPRTAEGPREETGSESARRLVAARRSARLRFVAAFAAFAAFAAPVAFALPALACGAYLAHQLTSCVLGPVDFAALRPGQDRSEVAPRLPERQFRYVPDAVRARPAPPRHRVRVLPLERQPAGTGRRVQALLQGLPPDGQGRAAGLSDRRTPEDEA, from the coding sequence ATGCAGGACTCCCTCGGCCATGAACTGAGCCTCATCGCCCTGCGCGCCGGCGCCCTGGAACTCTCGCCCACCCTGACGGGCCAGGACCGGGAGGACCTGGCCGTCCTGCGCGCTGCCGTCTCCGACGCCGTCGGACACCTGCGCGACACCATCGGCGTCCTGCGCGACGGCTCCGAGGGCGAGGCGCCGACCGCCTCGCCCGTGGAAACGGTGGAAGAACTCGTCGCCCGGACAAGGGAGTCCGGGGTCACGGTGCACCTCGGGCGGGAAGGAAGTTCCCGGGCCCTCCCGCCCCTGGTCGACCGCAGCGCGTACCGCGTCGTCCAGGAGTCGTTGACCAACGCCATCAAGCACGCACCCGGCAGCACCGTCCGCGTACGCATCACCCACCAGGACGACCGGACCGACGTACGGGTGACCAACTCGGCCCCGACGCCCACCGCTGCGCCCGTCGCCCCCGGCCGGGCCACCGGCCGCACCTCGGGCCATCGCGGGCTGACCGGCCTGCGCGAACGCGTCCTGCTCATCGGCGGAACCCTGCACGCCGCACCCCGCGAAGGCGGCTTCGAGGTCCGCGCCACCCTGCCCGACCAGGTGGGCCCGGAGCGCCCGCGCACCGCCGAGGGGCCCCGGGAGGAGACCGGTTCGGAATCGGCCCGTCGGCTCGTCGCCGCCCGGCGCAGTGCCCGGCTGCGCTTCGTCGCCGCCTTCGCCGCCTTCGCTGCCTTCGCCGCCCCGGTCGCCTTCGCGCTGCCGGCGCTCGCCTGCGGCGCGTACCTGGCCCACCAGCTGACCAGCTGCGTCCTGGGGCCCGTGGACTTCGCCGCGCTGCGCCCCGGCCAGGACCGTTCCGAGGTGGCGCCCCGCCTCCCGGAGCGGCAGTTCCGGTACGTCCCGGACGCCGTTCGGGCGCGGCCCGCACCCCCCCGACACCGTGTGCGAGTACTACCGCTCGAACGGCAACCTGCTGGAACAGGTCGACGTGTACAGGCTCTGCTACAGGGGCTCCCTCCTGACGGCCAAGGACGTGCTGCAGGGCTGAGCGATCGGCGGACCCCGGAGGATGAGGCATGA